The genomic window AGTCTGAAAAGATGATAACACACTTAAAATTCAATCAGCCATAAGACTTTGAAGCATGCATAACTCTAGCTGGTGCACCAAAGATTCACGAcaaatttattgattcataaaCATACAGGAGACTTACAACTTCAATGTGTAGTTTCACTATTCCAcaggtctttttttaattttcaagttatCGCATTCATTGTTCTGTTATCATAGGAGAACAAGCTAACTAAATAACTCACGCCATCCAGACCCCATAAATATTATCATCACCCCTACTGTAGCTTCTCAATTTCATGTCTATTTTTCATTGCAATgcttttgatttctaaaattattgCTGTATTATAAGGACCTTCCTtgcaatttaatgaaataaagaaaagtctCCTAGTTTCAATCTCATACTAAATTGCCCTACAAAGTAGTTATATAGTAAGCCATGATTTACACCATAGTACAAATCTATAAATCATTCACAAGGATAATCAGTGTGGTTGATcctttttttccattctttccACTTTTATTTCTATTGCCTAACATCCCATCTAACTGCAAAAATCATCTTCGAAAGCTATATGGCAAATAATGGGATGGCCTGGGCCAGCACTATATCAAAAAGAGAACATATAATTGTCACGCTAgaataacaaaacaataaaaagtaaaatgagtgacatgaaaaatcataaaactcaaCCATTCCGCTATCTATCTTTAGCATGCTGCGAACCCATTCAGTCTCTGGTTAAAAGCCCAGTGCTCCACCAActgagctatatatatatattcttgtcCTCCTATAAGGTTCCCATGTTCTATATAATTGTTGTTGTAAGTTGATCATAGCTTGACCATCAACCAGTAAAGCTTAAATGCAAAACCATAGTTGTAAATGGCAAGTGATAATTACAGGAAATCCTGTTAACAAGGTTATTAAGGACACAGTAAGTCATCTTATGCATTTTCATGTACTCTTATAGGTCATGAAGACTGAACTAAATATTTTTGACGCTGAACATGAAAAGAATGCCACAAGCTCTTGACAAGTAGTGTTAATGAAACTAACTGATAACCGTGAAGATAAGAAGTGGTGGATCAAAGGGATTTTGTTTAAAGGAGAATGTAAGAACAGTGGAAAGAGCAGCAGCACAAGAACTAGTAGCAGCAATAGCAGCACACGCACTAGTAGCAGCAATAGCAGCAAAAGCAGGTATTTCTTGGGTTCTCTTAAATTTAACATTTGACCGATTTGCAATGGAAAATCCACCCTAGCAGAATCTATTTCCATGTATTGAGAATCccatcttctttctctcttttaccACAGGGCATTTGATGGCTCAATCTAGATAACTTTTGATTCGTCAGACTGTGTTAAATCAGAGTGCTAACGGATTTTGGGTTTCTTGCTGAGATTATGCAGGTATGACAATATGGAGGCCTTGCCAAGTTGCTGGCCTTTTTTCCGCACTAAGAAAAGCAGGAGGACAAGACTCGAAGGACACATCTTCTAAACTGGGGATCCAATGCGATGATTTTTGTAATGGTGTCCGTATTAGCCTCAGAATAAGATAAATTATTCTGAGATAGTGAGATTGTTCTTCAAAGAACACATCAGAACATAGTTTTTAAAGAGTCAAGGGGTTTCACTGCCAGAAGATTGAATTCACTAGAACGTGTTTGCAGATAGTAAGCAACAGCACAAGCAGACATCAACTTATCTCTTACAAATTACTCTCTAGTCTCGTAGATACGTGCCACCCTTTTATATAAAATCCCTCTAGATTATACTCAGGAAGGTTGCCCTTCTAGATTATCATGTATTGCCGCCTTGTTGTTCTTTAGATGCTTTTTGATAGCTCACCTGATTTTAACATTTGTTCTTTAGAATTTGGTTTTTGATATTTCACCAGATTTTGACATTTGTGTTTCTGACCCAAAAGTAACAAGAATAGCAACTTACTTGGAAACAGAAAAGGCCATATTGATGATGCTTAAGGTCACGTCAACTCAATCAGCATTTTGTATAAACAAGAGGTTATAAGAATATCCATTCATGTCCACAAAATACCAATTagtaaaatacaaatttgattTAGACACTGCATTTCCTACTTGGTTACAAATCTGATGTACATTTGTTGCCTAATGAGTAAGGCTAAGATATTACTCCTTGTCCTTAAACTGTCTCCTCCTCTTGGTATATTATATGTCAATCATAATCCTAATCTCAAATCTTTAATTGCAGTACATATTGAAACGAACTGTCAGATTGGCTTCTAGTTATCTTTGTCATCTTCTATATCCTGAAGTAAGGCACCCCTCACTTTTGCCCTGCTCAAACACCATGAAAATTAGATATTGAAAATGCAGGTTCATATGGAGAACTAAACAGGAGATGCTGATATACCTGCGAAATGCTGGTACAACACGATTGGTAACTTTTGTTGAGGCAGGATCTCGGCCTGCTAGTTTGTCTGATTTAAAGCAGGAGAAGGCAGTCTTAGTTTCTAAACTAAATTTCAATTATCAGCATCTACTGAACGGACTAAAATATCCAAATAAAAAGGACTAATTGAATAGAAgagacaaattattttaatcagtCCCAGTAGTTTAAAAGGTAAACATTCTAAAAGAATCCaacgaaataataataatatactatGCACACAAGAAATCATTgtcaatttcattaaaaaaataataataactgtaAATTCTGTATATTGTTTCAATATAATTATCATGTGCTATCTACCCCTAGCATATTGACCATGATATGTTTTCCGTTCAATCCTTTTTAcagttattgaattttatcagatttCATTTACATACGTCACTTGCAAGCAGGCCTCATTCAACAcagaatcaaaatcaaattgtgGCATACCAGCATCTATTATCTGGTtcagaaatattttgtttatagaAGATACAGTATCATCACATTCAGTGATATATATAGAAGCACTCAGTTTACAGATAATCTGAAAACCTCCAAGGCTAAGCACACATCCTAGAAGATATTGCAAGTAgattaaagcaaaaataaaaatgatgcaaacctGGAGAATTTTGTGCTCCATTACTGGCTGGAGGACCAGAAACATCTAGTCTGTCTGAAGTATTCATCTTTTCTAACTTCTGTCTCTTTCCCAATTGACTCTGGATATTTTCACTCCTCTCCTgacaaaaagaaaggagaaattcAGCACAACAATTCAATAAGCCATCATAGGCATAATTGCTTCACGTCTTTTACACACCCTCTTGAAAAAACTCATCAATTTAACAATGATGCTAGCACCCTGTTAATTAGATTTCACATAGAAAGCATGACCATGACTAGTAAGCATAAAGTTTATCCACCACTACAAAAACTGGACTTCCCAAGCATGGTTGAGCCGCACAAAAACTTGAAGTGACAAATTACATTTGCACTATTTACTTTTGATAGGAAAAGATTGAGTGGTGTttggagtttaaaaaaaaaagagattagtgTCCAGACTTGTCATATTTTGTATGAAGAAGTAAATTACTGTTTCTTTTTCATCGGGATGGTTGATGGATAGTCATAGGAGAAAAGGAGATCTCCAGATGGCAAAGAAAGTTTCAAGAATAAGAATTGTTGCATACTTGGATGAATAATGAAATGGAGTCCTACGAGAGATATACAAGTTTttacaaattttgtttttctaatgaaGCAAAAACTAACCAAGGATAGTTGAATGAAAGAAAAGTAAccttgaagaaatttttttttgcaacaacAGCATATTTACAATTTAAATGCAGAAAATTCCAAGGTGAGTCTATAGGATCTCAATGACTCAGTATTAACTGTCCAAAAACCTAAATCTTTTTATAAGAACACATGGTATCCACAAGCATCTACATCTAACGTTACTGAATAATGCAAAATGACAACTACAAGTAGCATGTTGTTGATACCATTTAATCAGGAAGACACTAAGACATTAGACCAGGTCAGTCAGTGCAGGAAGCTTTGCACAAAATGGAGGTTGCGCATCATTAAAAACAGGCATACATCTTTAcacaaaaaaagttaaaaatcataACAGTAAAACCATAATATTGTCTGTCTATAATAAGCAACATACCTTTTCGGCTGATATAACTTTTGTCAACTGCAAAGAGTGCTCTTTCTCTGCAAGTGCAATCAAAGAATGTGACAATTAATTGCAGAATTGCTCATTTCGCCCCAAAGTGTTACTGTTAAAGAGAATATGAcaagaaagaagataaaagacAACGAAAAATGTAAAGCAGGTAGACACTTACAAGGCATAAtgcatgaaaaatgaaaaggtgTTGAAGACATATGACCATATTATAAGAACATGTAAGCGCACATAAGAACAATCATAGACAGGATAGATCTTTTAATGTATCAGAATGTATCATTTGGCTTAGTGTACAATCATGCAATACACTGGAAAGAAAGTCCACTTTTTTAGCATATACAAGTCTGGATACTACAcaattctatcacatgttaaaGCAGCAGAatacatcaatatatcaaatttCCTCAGATATGAAAATCATGGAAATGATTGTTTCTTGAAAAGTAACTCAAACTATCAACGGACAATTAGCtgtctttcttttaaaaaaaattgtcctttAGTTCTAAATGTTATCACAAATCTAAAAAGGGCACATCTCCatcttgatatattttgaaaccaaTACTATTATTAGCAGTTGCAGAATACAACAAAACCAAGTAAATTTTTCATTTGGAAATCATCTGCTAGCTAGTGAGCTAACCAgactattaaaatatttttcaaacacaGTGACTTCAATATACTGAAAAACACAATCAAAAGCTTCAAACAAAAGAGGAGGAAACCTCATATATCAGATAAATAAGTCAAAACTATATATCAATATATGAAGAAGAGAAGGTGACCTTGTAGAACCAAATTCTTCGTGCGTTTGAATGCCTTGAATAGCCCAAAAGACATGTTTGCCATGGCATCCCTAGCTGCATTGTCCAGAAGTTTTGTGAGGGAAATGGAAATTAGTGGCATTCCTTTCGATTTCTGAGCCACTAATTTTGCATATGCCACACctgaaacacataaaaaaaggaaCTA from Populus trichocarpa isolate Nisqually-1 chromosome 5, P.trichocarpa_v4.1, whole genome shotgun sequence includes these protein-coding regions:
- the LOC127905377 gene encoding uncharacterized protein LOC127905377, with amino-acid sequence MEGFQEFEPIFNEPRIGWAKNSNPGSGLMDQFLMHIFAPDDNHLKIQVTDYHSNTFEAVKSVMQLDDMRDCIGIGGSWAEFVEYLVASFKAEDVKLVLEKLSDSDGVAYAKLVAQKSKGMPLISISLTKLLDNAARDAMANMSFGLFKAFKRTKNLVLQEKEHSLQLTKVISAEKERSENIQSQLGKRQKLEKMNTSDRLDVSGPPASNGAQNSPDKLAGRDPASTKVTNRVVPAFRRAKVRGALLQDIEDDKDN